A genomic segment from bacterium encodes:
- a CDS encoding antitoxin has product MNNFDYLDTEEKELVESYENDEWQYIDNIEEEKKLHAQYAKNTSIKNKRINIRITERDYLSLKEKSYQEGVPYQSLISNILHKYINGSL; this is encoded by the coding sequence ATGAATAATTTTGATTACTTAGATACCGAAGAAAAAGAATTGGTCGAATCATATGAAAATGACGAATGGCAATATATTGATAATATTGAAGAAGAAAAAAAACTGCATGCACAGTATGCAAAAAATACATCAATAAAAAATAAACGAATAAATATTAGGATAACTGAAAGAGATTATTTAAGTCTAAAAGAAAAATCATATCAAGAAGGTGTCCCATATCAATCTCTTATATCAAATATATTACATAAATATATTAATGGTTCACTATAA
- a CDS encoding addiction module protein — protein sequence MKPNQFIKEIDKLDLSERLILVEDIWDSIARSNSELPLPEWQKVELDKRYKEYKSGKLTLHEWREVHEELRGKHK from the coding sequence ATGAAACCAAATCAATTTATCAAAGAGATAGACAAATTGGATTTGTCTGAAAGGCTGATACTTGTTGAAGATATTTGGGATTCAATAGCTCGCAGCAATTCAGAATTACCTTTGCCTGAATGGCAAAAAGTTGAGCTGGACAAAAGATATAAAGAATATAAAAGCGGGAAGTTAACACTTCATGAATGGAGAGAAGTTCATGAAGAACTAAGGGGAAAACATAAGTGA